In a genomic window of Leifsonia xyli subsp. cynodontis DSM 46306:
- a CDS encoding transcriptional regulator produces MVDIMDNRQRADEFAYYVALELKGKITSHGKTAKATAEAIRRPTATMNRWLNGKLPLPLSVLCEACEFLEIDPTSVVQNAYDRLAIRRGERNGKQYDEDSKLIALEEQQELENLKPSVW; encoded by the coding sequence ATGGTTGACATCATGGACAACCGACAGCGAGCGGATGAGTTCGCCTACTACGTCGCCCTCGAGCTCAAAGGAAAAATCACCAGCCACGGGAAGACCGCCAAGGCCACTGCCGAGGCCATCAGACGACCCACGGCAACCATGAATCGATGGCTAAATGGGAAACTCCCCCTCCCTCTCTCCGTTCTTTGTGAAGCGTGCGAATTCCTGGAAATCGACCCCACATCAGTCGTTCAAAATGCCTACGACAGGCTCGCAATTAGGCGCGGCGAACGAAACGGTAAGCAGTATGACGAAGACTCAAAGCTAATCGCGCTGGAAGAACAACAAGAGCTTGAGAATCTCAAACCATCTGTGTGGTAA